From a single Brassica oleracea var. oleracea cultivar TO1000 chromosome C5, BOL, whole genome shotgun sequence genomic region:
- the LOC106295979 gene encoding plant cysteine oxidase 3-like isoform X1 yields MNLLKKHRPSSSPTSQRSIRGGVISSFTDSLACDSVSDGFYFCSRRQARLAKLVTDKVITPQSELPVLYPKTGGNLHCFTALTPCVVLDILTPPYNESSRRSCSYCMDYPFSTFGMQTFSIFRTEEH; encoded by the exons ATGAATCTTCTGAAAAAACACAGGCCTTCTTCGTCTCCCACATCGCAACGATCGATCCGCGGAGGAGTTATCAGTTCATTTACCGATTCTCTAGCCTGTGACTCTGTGAGCGATGGATTCTACTTCTGCTCTCGTCGTCAAG CACGGTTGGCGAAATTGGTTACCGACAAAGTGATAACGCCACAGTCTGAACTACCAGTGTTGTACCCAAAGACTGGAGGCAATCTCCATTGTTTCACTGCGCTGACTCCATGTGTGGTGCTCGACATTCTCACACCTCCTTACAACGAAAGCTCTCGCAGGTCTTGCAGTTACTGTATGGACTATCCTTTCTCCACCTTCGGTATGCAAACTTTCTCCATCTTCAGAACAGAAGAACATTAA
- the LOC106343752 gene encoding protein CWC15 homolog isoform X1 produces the protein MTTAARPTWAPAKGGNEQGGARIFGASQKYSSRDVAAHTTLKPRREGQHTQEEVEKKNLRDELEERERRHFSSKDKSYTDDRDRRRGNQLLLEGSKRDPEDRIVPRSVDADDSDVDLKSDDDDSDDESDDDDEDDTEALMAELDQIKKERVEERLRKEKQQQMEELNAKEEELLKGNPLLNNAPTSFSVKRRWDDDVVFKNQARGEMKAPKRFINDTIRNDFHRKFLHRYMK, from the exons ATGACGACTGCAGCTAGGCCAACGTGGGCTCCGGCCAAGGGAGGTAACGAGCAGGGCGGTGCTCGTATTTTCGGCGCTTCTCAGAAGTATTCGTCTCGCGATGTCGCCGCTCACACCACTCTAAAGCCAAG GAGGGAAGGGCAACACACGCAAGAGGAAGTGGAGAAGAAGAATCTTCGTGATGAGCTTGAAGAGCGTGAGAGGAGGCACTTCTCTTCCAAAGACAAATCTTACACTG ATGATAGAGATCGCAGGAGAGGGAATCAGCTACTCCTGGAAG GCTCTAAAAGGGACCCTGAAGATCGGATTGTTCCTCGCAGTGTAGATGCTGATGATTCTGATGTTGATCTCAAAAGTGATGATGATGATAG TGATGATGAAAGTGATGATGATGACGAGGACGACACTGAAGCTCTCATGGCTGAACTCGACCAGATTAAGAAAGAAAGAGTGGAGGAGAGGCTCAGGAAG GAAAAGCAGCAGCAGATGGAGGAGCTAAACGCCAAAGAAGAAGAACTTCTCAAAGGAAACCCACTGCTTAACAACGCTCCAACTTCGTTTAGCGTCAAAAGGAG GTGGGATGACGATGTGGTATTCAAGAATCAGGCTCGTGGTGAGATGAAAGCACCTAAGCGCTTCATCAATGATACAATAAGGAATGACTTCCACAGAAAATTCCTGCACAGATATATGAAGTGA
- the LOC106295979 gene encoding plant cysteine oxidase 3-like isoform X2, translating to MNLLKKHRPSSSPTSQRSIRGGVISSFTDSLACDSVSDGFYFCSRRQAARLAKLVTDKVITPQSELPVLYPKTGGNLHCFTALTPCVVLDILTPPYNESSRRSCSYCMDYPFSTFGTKLGSLCGLD from the exons ATGAATCTTCTGAAAAAACACAGGCCTTCTTCGTCTCCCACATCGCAACGATCGATCCGCGGAGGAGTTATCAGTTCATTTACCGATTCTCTAGCCTGTGACTCTGTGAGCGATGGATTCTACTTCTGCTCTCGTCGTCAAG CAGCACGGTTGGCGAAATTGGTTACCGACAAAGTGATAACGCCACAGTCTGAACTACCAGTGTTGTACCCAAAGACTGGAGGCAATCTCCATTGTTTCACTGCGCTGACTCCATGTGTGGTGCTCGACATTCTCACACCTCCTTACAACGAAAGCTCTCGCAGGTCTTGCAGTTACTGTATGGACTATCCTTTCTCCACCTTCG GAACTAAACTAGGAAGTTTATGTGGTTTAGATTAG
- the LOC106295976 gene encoding WEB family protein At3g13190 isoform X1, whose product MATFHSVQHAVKLFNAGLPCGEHLNKRQEQEVLVEETDVNKLKAKIKNAEMAKIEALLELEEAKKTVEHLNHKLEIRNKSDEKGLALRSISSNVRDVTSELGIAKELLQRVVAQEESRQDLDVSSSNNVIVVTSELGFAKESLHRAAEEESGLCLLMESLKLELENVKKEHSELKEKEQRETEQAVEELKKEAEEAKRELLQLEEELIKIALKEAQEAKAVEEHEAEECLNNVQESCGGGLSETEALRACRDETLKKLEMSEKEIEDIKAATQEALKKAEMAEEATIVVDAELKRRRKAASRMWAKSFPSAKEVDKSKSRSKETCLVKC is encoded by the exons ATGGCTACTTTTCATTCTGTTCAACATGCAGTGAAGCTCTTCAACGCTGGTTTACCTTGTGGAGAACATCTCAACAAGAGGCAAGAACAG GAAGTGTTGGTGGAAGAGACAGATGTTAACAAGTTGAAGGCGAAAATAAAGAATGCAGAGATGGCGAAGATTGAGGCTTTGTTAGAGCTTGAGGAAGCTAAAAAAACGGTTGAGCATCTCAATCACAAGCTGGAGATTAGGAATAAGAGTGATGAGAAAGGTTTAGCTTTGAGAAGTATTAGTAGTAATGTGAGAGACGTGACTTCAGAGCTAGGCATTGCTAAAGAATTGCTTCAAAGAGTAGTAGCTCAAGAGGAGAGTCGTCAGGACTTAGATGTGAGTAGTAGTAATAATGTGATAGTTGTGACTTCTGAGCTAGGCTTTGCTAAGGAATCACTTCATAGAGCAGCTGAAGAGGAGAGTGGACTGTGTTTGTTAATGGAGTCTCTCAAGCTCGAGCTTGAAAACGTTAAGAAAGAGCATTCAGAGCTTAAGGAGAAAGAGCAGAGAGAAACGGAACAAGCCGTTGAGGAGCTGAAGAAGGAAGCTGAAGAAGCAAAGAGGGAGCTTTTGCAGTTAGAGGAAGAGCTCATCAAGATCGCTCTTAAGGAGGCCCAAGAAGCAAAAGCTGTAGAGGAACACGAAGCTGAGGAATGTCTAAACAACGTTCAAGAAAGTTGTGGTGGTGGATTAAGTGAGACGGAAGCATTGAGAGCATGCAGAGATGAAACACTCAAGAAACTAGAGATGAGCGAGAAGGAGATTGAAGATATCAAAGCAGCAACGCAAGAGGCGTTGAAGAAGGCAGAGATGGCTGAGGAAGCTACAATTGTGGTGGACGCAGAGCTTAAAAGACGGCGTAAGGCAGCTAGTAGGATGTGGGCTAAGTCGTTTCCCTCTGCAAAGGAAGTGGACAAGTCGAAATCGAGATCCAAAGAGACTTGTTTAGTCAAGTGTTAG
- the LOC106295978 gene encoding LOB domain-containing protein 37-like → MSCNGCRVLRKGCSENCILRPCIQWIESADAQGHATVFVAKFFGRAGLMSFISAVPESQRPALFQSLLYEACGRTVNPVNGAIGMLWTGNWRICQAAVETVLRGGSLRPIPELITHGGGFPSATSEEASEICAEMLKLQQNDGSSDRNIYNHSRFSSSRSRSTLDSSPRKRKLDISLNPSLPMKAVPSSTRHQSRTPSMNSEESMTTTTTFWDNSASGTQHGNGGGETSRLLNLFV, encoded by the exons ATGAGCTGCAACGGTTGCCGTGTGCTCCGAAAAGGTTGCAGCGAGAATTGTATCCTCCGGCCATGTATTCAGTGGATAGAAAGCGCCGATGCTCAAGGCCACGCCACCGTCTTCGTGGCTAAATTCTTCGGCCGTGCCGGTCTCATGTCCTTTATCTCCGCCGTACCGGAATCTCAGCGTCCCG CTTTGTTTCAGTCTTTGCTATATGAAGCTTGTGGAAGAACAGTGAATCCGGTCAACGGAGCAATCGGAATGTTGTGGACGGGAAACTGGAGAATCTGCCAAGCTGCTGTTGAGACGGTGCTTCGCGGCGGTTCTTTGAGACCTATCCCTGAGCTTATCACTCACGGCGGCGGGTTTCCATCGGCGACATCTGAAGAAGCATCTGAGATCTGCGCGGAAATGTTGAAGCTCCAGCAGAATGATGGTTCCAGCGATCGTAACATCTACAATCATTCCAGATTTTCAAGCTCTAGATCAAGATCTACGCTGGATTCTTCTCCCAGGAAACGTAAGCTCGATATATCACTAAACCCTAGTTTACCCATGAAAGCAGTGCCTTCTTCCACACGGCACCAATCTAGAACACCGTCGATGAACTCAGAGGAGTCAATGACAACGACGACGACGTTTTGGGATAACTCCGCATCTGGTACTCAACACGGAAACGGAGGAGGAGAAACAAGCAGGCTGCTTAACCTTTTTGTTTAA
- the LOC106295976 gene encoding WEB family protein At3g13190 isoform X2, whose protein sequence is MAKIEALLELEEAKKTVEHLNHKLEIRNKSDEKGLALRSISSNVRDVTSELGIAKELLQRVVAQEESRQDLDVSSSNNVIVVTSELGFAKESLHRAAEEESGLCLLMESLKLELENVKKEHSELKEKEQRETEQAVEELKKEAEEAKRELLQLEEELIKIALKEAQEAKAVEEHEAEECLNNVQESCGGGLSETEALRACRDETLKKLEMSEKEIEDIKAATQEALKKAEMAEEATIVVDAELKRRRKAASRMWAKSFPSAKEVDKSKSRSKETCLVKC, encoded by the coding sequence ATGGCGAAGATTGAGGCTTTGTTAGAGCTTGAGGAAGCTAAAAAAACGGTTGAGCATCTCAATCACAAGCTGGAGATTAGGAATAAGAGTGATGAGAAAGGTTTAGCTTTGAGAAGTATTAGTAGTAATGTGAGAGACGTGACTTCAGAGCTAGGCATTGCTAAAGAATTGCTTCAAAGAGTAGTAGCTCAAGAGGAGAGTCGTCAGGACTTAGATGTGAGTAGTAGTAATAATGTGATAGTTGTGACTTCTGAGCTAGGCTTTGCTAAGGAATCACTTCATAGAGCAGCTGAAGAGGAGAGTGGACTGTGTTTGTTAATGGAGTCTCTCAAGCTCGAGCTTGAAAACGTTAAGAAAGAGCATTCAGAGCTTAAGGAGAAAGAGCAGAGAGAAACGGAACAAGCCGTTGAGGAGCTGAAGAAGGAAGCTGAAGAAGCAAAGAGGGAGCTTTTGCAGTTAGAGGAAGAGCTCATCAAGATCGCTCTTAAGGAGGCCCAAGAAGCAAAAGCTGTAGAGGAACACGAAGCTGAGGAATGTCTAAACAACGTTCAAGAAAGTTGTGGTGGTGGATTAAGTGAGACGGAAGCATTGAGAGCATGCAGAGATGAAACACTCAAGAAACTAGAGATGAGCGAGAAGGAGATTGAAGATATCAAAGCAGCAACGCAAGAGGCGTTGAAGAAGGCAGAGATGGCTGAGGAAGCTACAATTGTGGTGGACGCAGAGCTTAAAAGACGGCGTAAGGCAGCTAGTAGGATGTGGGCTAAGTCGTTTCCCTCTGCAAAGGAAGTGGACAAGTCGAAATCGAGATCCAAAGAGACTTGTTTAGTCAAGTGTTAG
- the LOC106343752 gene encoding protein CWC15 homolog isoform X2: MTTAARPTWAPAKGGNEQGGARIFGASQKYSSRDVAAHTTLKPRREGQHTQEEVEKKNLRDELEERERRHFSSKDKSYTDDRDRRRGNQLLLEGSKRDPEDRIVPRSVDADDSDVDLKSDDDDSDDESDDDDEDDTEALMAELDQIKKERVEERLRKEKQQQMEELNAKEEELLKGNPLLNNAPTSFSVKRRWDDDVVFKNQARGEMKAPKRFINDTIRNDFHRKFLHRYMK; encoded by the exons ATGACGACTGCAGCTAGGCCAACGTGGGCTCCGGCCAAGGGAGGTAACGAGCAGGGCGGTGCTCGTATTTTCGGCGCTTCTCAGAAGTATTCGTCTCGCGATGTCGCCGCTCACACCACTCTAAAGCCAAG GAGGGAAGGGCAACACACGCAAGAGGAAGTGGAGAAGAAGAATCTTCGTGATGAGCTTGAAGAGCGTGAGAGGAGGCACTTCTCTTCCAAAGACAAATCTTACACTG ATGATAGAGATCGCAGGAGAGGGAATCAGCTACTCCTGGAAG GCTCTAAAAGGGACCCTGAAGATCGGATTGTTCCTCGCAGTGTAGATGCTGATGATTCTGATGTTGATCTCAAAAGTGATGATGATGATAG TGATGATGAAAGTGATGATGATGACGAGGACGACACTGAAGCTCTCATGGCTGAACTCGACCAGATTAAGAAAGAAAGAGTGGAGGAGAGGCTCAGGAAG GAAAAGCAGCAGCAGATGGAGGAGCTAAACGCCAAAGAAGAAGAGCTTCTCAAAGGAAACCCACTGCTTAACAACGCTCCAACCTCGTTTAGTGTCAAAAGGAG GTGGGATGACGATGTGGTGTTCAAGAATCAGGCTCGTGGTGAAATGAAAGCACCAAAGCGCTTCATCAATGATACAATAAGGAATGACTTCCACAGAAAATTCCTACACAGATACATGAAGTGA